Proteins from a single region of bacterium:
- the nusB gene encoding transcription antitermination factor NusB, which yields MKKRRLARKLALQALYGLDISGNNLDDALEWVKRESTGEGQIMEFGLDLVKKTYSEKENLDHDISSVVKNWDLNRVALIDRIVLRLALCEFLFFETIPPKVTINEAIDLAKEYSTEQSGRFVNGILDALYRKCSEEKRIKKKGRGLIA from the coding sequence GTGAAGAAGAGAAGATTGGCTCGCAAATTAGCATTGCAGGCGCTTTACGGACTTGATATATCAGGGAATAACCTTGACGATGCTCTTGAATGGGTAAAAAGGGAATCAACCGGAGAGGGGCAGATTATGGAATTCGGCCTTGACCTGGTAAAAAAAACCTATTCTGAGAAAGAGAATCTCGATCATGATATTAGCTCTGTAGTGAAAAACTGGGACCTTAATCGTGTAGCGCTGATTGACCGTATAGTGCTGAGGCTTGCTCTTTGCGAATTTTTGTTTTTTGAAACTATTCCGCCTAAGGTGACTATAAATGAAGCTATTGACCTTGCAAAGGAGTACAGCACGGAACAGAGCGGAAGATTTGTAAATGGTATTCTTGACGCTCTGTACAGGAAATGTTCCGAAGAGAAGCGGATAAAGAAAAAAGGAAGAGGGCTAATAGCATAA